The Pedobacter ginsengisoli region AACACGCTCATTAAAATCGAAAACATTCTTAATAAGTTCATGTTCATTGGTATCAAGCGCACCACTTTCTTTACCCTGATCCAACAGGTAATACAACTCTTCGGTACTATGTACTGATTCATGCCCACCAACATTGGATATGCCAAACAACTTAAGAATTACATTAGCTAAACCATTCAGAACCCATATAAATGGCCTGAATAACCAATAAAACGCCTGAAGAGGCACAGCAATGAATAATGTGGTTGCTACCGGCCTTTGTATTGCTACAGATTTTGGGGCAAGCTCGCCAAATACAATATGCATAACTGTAATAAACAAGAATGCAATAAACGTAGATATTGAGGTAATGTAAACCTCAGATAAATTAAAGTTAATCAGCGCATCGTGAACAATGTTATGCATTACAGATTCACCGACCCAACCCAATCCAAGAGAGGCAAGAGTAATACCCAGCTGTGTTGCGGCTAAATAACCATCAAGATGCTGGGTAATATATTTTGCGATATTAGCAACTCTACTTCCGGATTTAGCTTTAATTTCAATTTGCGAGGCCCTAACCTTTACAATTGCAAATTCTGCGGCAACGAAAAATCCGTTCAGCGCAACTAAGAAGAATGTTAAAAATATCTTGAGACCTTCCATTAAGAGTTTTTATTTCTAAACTTTTCGTCATAAAGGGCTATACTTTCCTGAATGACTTTATGTGCATATCTAACACCTAACAGGTGTTCAATAGTCACCTTTTTTTCTTCCAATGCCTTATAGTCCTGGAAAAATTTAACTATTTCTTTCATTGTATGCGGAGGCAAATCAGCTAAATCATTAATATAATTAACCGACATGTCGTTTTTCGCTACTGCAATGATTTTATCATCTTGTTCGCCGTTATCTACCATATGCATCACACCAATAACTTTTGCTTCAATTATTGATAATGGATAAACATCCACTGAGCACAATACCAAAATATCCAGCGGGTCATTATCATCGCAATAAGTTTGCGGAATAAAGCCATAATTAGCGGGGTACATAACCGAAGAGAAAAGCACTCTATCTAATTTAATCAAATTAGACTCTTTATCTATTTCATATTTTGCTTTCGAACCTTTTGGAATTTCTATAATGGCATTAACAGTTTCAGGTAAATTTTCGCCTGGAGAAACGCTGTGCCATGGATGATGATCGTAATTACTCATTTTTTATTTTATTGTTCTGTATTTGTTGTTTCTTTATCTGTGTTACTTACCACTTTCTTTTTCACAAACGTAATGATAAGAGGAATGGTTGTAACAATAATAAAGCCTATAATTATATATAATAAATAATCTGTTATTTCTTTTTCAAATCTTTTACCCAGGAAATAACCCAGCAAAGTTAAGGAAGCTATCCATAATATTGCACCTGCAATGTTATATAATGCAAATCTTTTAAAATCAAGCTTAACCACGCCGGCAAAAATCGGAGCAAAAGTTCTGACTATGGGAACAAACCTGCCCATAATTAAAGCAAAAGCTCCCTGTTTATTGTAATATTCCTCGGCAGCTTTTAAATAACGTTTTTTAAAGAAGAAAGTATCCTTTCTGTGGTACAGAACCGGTCCCGTCTTTCGACCAAACCAATATCCCGTAAAATTACCTGAAATGGCTGAAATGCATAAACCTAGTATAAGTACATATATGTTTACATCCAGCTTTCCGGTTGCTACAAACATACCTGCAAGAAATAAAAGGTAATCGCCCGGCAGAAAGAAACCAAAAAACAACCCGGTTTCTGCAAAAATAACGAACATTACAACATAAAAACCACCTTCTTTAAGTAATTTCTCAGGGTCGATAAAATGCTGTAATGAAGTCCAGAAATCTTGCATAGTTCAATTACTCGTAAAACTACAAATAATTATCTAGAGAAATGGTTATATCAAATTTAAAATTACTGAAGGATATACCCCTAAAAATAGCGTAATAATAACAGAAAAAACCAGGACTGCCTTGTATTGAACCGGCACTTCCAGTTCAATCTCATTGCCCTCTTTAAAGTACATTGCTATTATCACTTTAAAATAATAATAAAAGCCAACCAGCGCATTTAAAATAGCAAAAGCAACAAGAAGAATCTGATATTCGCCCATCACATTCAGGAACATTAAATATTTCCCGATAAAACCTGCTGTTAATGGTATACCCGCTAATGACAACATAGCTACAGTAAGTACCAGAGCAGTTAATGGATTTCGTTTGGCCAGGCCATTAAAACTATCGAAGTGATCATTTCCTGTTTTCTGTTTAACCATAATCAGAACAGCGAATGCAATAATACTTGCAAAAGTATAAGCAGCTGCATAAACCAATACATTATTTGCAGAGGTTGACGACAAGGTAATTAGGGAAAACAACAGATAACCTGCATGAGATATACTTGAGTAAGCAAGCATTCTTTTAAAGTTTTTCTGAAATAAAGCTGTAACGTTTCCAATAAATAGTGTTATACAAACAATTGCAATTAATGGCGGCAACCAGAAATCGTGTAACGGAGCAAATGCATCAGCAAACAAACGTAAAAAGGCAGCGAAACCAGCTGTTTTTACAACTGTTGACATAAAAGTTGTAATCAAGGTTGGCGCTCCTTCATAAACATCAGGAGTCCAGAAGTGAAAAGGTGCTGCCCCAACTTTAAAGCTTAATCCAATCAACATCAGAATAACGCCAGGATAAAACATCGGCGAGATCGATTTATAGTTACCAACTAAATACTGGTTAATTGTTTCCAAATCAAAAGAGCCTGTGGCTCCATAAATCAGGGTAATTCCAAACAACAGGAAACCCGTTGAAAATGCACCCATTAAAAAGTACTTCAAAGAAGCCTCATTTGATGCAAAATTACTTTTACGAATACCTGCCAGGATATATAAACAAACAGACATAATCTCGATGCCAATAAACAACATTGACATGTTCTTGTAGGATACCATAATTATGATCCCTGCCAGTGCAAATAATATTAAGGTGAAATATTCAGCAATATTTTCACTATCAGAGGCAAAATAGTTTTGTGTGAGCAGAAATATAAATAATGTCCCCAGGATTGTTATGCCTGAAAAAGCTAATGCAAAATTATCCATCTGCATCATGCCGAAGTAGGTTTGATTAGTGTTCCATGAAGTAGCTACAAAAGCCAGTGAAATAAGCAGTCCAATAAGAGTTATGGGTAATAATGCTTTTTTAGCCTTAAACAAACCTGCATAAAGCACTACTAAAGCTGTAACAGTAATTGTTATGATGATATTCATTTGCTTAGTTTACCGATGTTAATTTTTGTGTTACTTGTTCTATTAAATGCTGCACTGATGCTTCGGAAAGTTGTAATATTGGTTTTGGATAAACACCTAGTACAATAATTAGTGCACAGATAATGTATAATACTATTCTTTCAGAACCTTTTACGTCTGTAAAGGTAATTGTTAAATCGTTCGTTTTTCCAAGCATAACGTTCTGGTACATTCTGAACATATAAACAGCTCCGAAAATAATTGTTAATCCTGCAAAAACAGCCACCCAGATATTGTACTGATAAACTCCGATTAATAACAAAAATTCTCCGATAAAACCATTCGTACCCGGTAAGGCAACAGTTCCAAGAACTATAATCAAAGCGGTAATTGCCAATACCGGTGCTTGTTTAGCAATTCCACCTAGTTCACTTATTTTATTAGTTTTTAAGCGGCTTGAAATAATATCTAGAACAAAAAACAAGCCTACCACGTTAATACCATGACTAAGCATTTGAATCATTGCTCCCTGCATACCTTGTGTGTTCAGGGCAAAAATGCCTGCACTGATTAAGCCAACGTGAGCAATGGAAGAATAGGCAACCAATCGCTTTGCATCTTTTTGTGTAAATGCTATAATTGAGGCGTATACAATTCCTACAACTGACAATATAATGGCCACATGTCCCCAGTCTTGAACTCCAGAAGGCACAATTGGCAACAACCACCTGATAACGCCATAAATACCCATTTTTAACATGATACCCGCCAACAGCATTGTACCTGCTGCAGGAGCCTCAGTATAAGTATTTGGCTGCCAGGTATGGAAAGGAAATACCGGCATTTTAATAGCGAAAGCAATAAAAAATGCCCAAAATATCCAACACTGCTGTGTAGCATCTAAATTAAGATTATAGAAAGCCTGGATGTCAAAATTATGCGCAGGGTTTTGTAAGTACAAATAAATTAAACCCAAAAGCATAAACAACGAACCTGCAATCGTATAAACAAAGAACTTCATGTTTACCTTAATGCGGTCTTTACCTCCCCAAACTGCACAGATAAAGTAAATCGGTATTAGCGCAGCCTCCCAACCAATATAGAATAAGAAAGCATCAAGAGATGTAAACACAATAAGCAATCCGCTTTGCATAAAAAGAATTAAAGCAAAAAATGCATTTTGGCTCTTGTAGTTATGCTGATAGCTTGCCAATATGATTAATGGTATTAACACATTGGTTAATAATATGGTGATCATACTTATACCATCTACACCAGCATGAAAGTTTATTCCAAGATCACGAATCCATGAGTAGTTTACTACAAACTGAGTAGTAGCATCCGGGGTGAAATTGCATACCATTGCCAATGCTAATGCTAAAGAGACAATTGCTGAAACCAATGCTACATGCTTTGCTGCATTTCCGGAAAGAGCGGTAACCAAGGCACCTAGCAATGGTAAAAATATAAGAAGTAGTAAAAGTTGTTCCATTATGTTTTCCTGAACGATCTTTTATAGAGATAAATAAGTATACAATAACAATGAGATGATGCCTACCACCATCATAAAAATATAAAACCCAACATTGCCGGATTGTATTAAGCGTAAGCCTTTACTCGCTTCGGCAGTTCCCCAACCAAAACCATTAACAATTCCATCAACAATTTTACTATCTACAATTTTGTAGAAGAACACTGAAATTGCATCCAAAGGCTTTCTGATTAAGGCATCATATAGCTCATCAAAATAAAATTTATTGTAAGATAAGTTTGCAAGTACTGAACGCTTAGCCTCATCAGGGGCAGGTACATGGTTTTGTTTGATGTATTTACCGTATGCAACCGCGATAGAGATAAGTACACCTACAACTGAAACTGCCATAAGGATATATTCAGTAGCATGATCAGGAGATTCACCGGTATGCTTAATTACCGGAGAAAGCCAATGTGATAACCAATGATTTCCACCCAAAGCCTCTGGCACACCAATAATACCGCCCACAGCTGATAATACAGCAAGTACGATTAGAGGAACAGTCATCGATTTAGGTGATTCATGAATTTTTTCTTCAGCATGGTGAGTTCCACGATATTTACCATAAAAAGTAAGGAATAACATCCTAAACATATAAAATGCGGTTAGGAAAGCACCAAATACTGCAATACCCCACATTACTTTATCATGCAGATACACATGCGCCAAAATCTCATCTTTAGAGAAAAAACCTGAAAAAGGAGGAAGCCCGGCTATAGCAATAGTACCGATAAGCATTGTAATAAAAGTTACTGGTAGTTTTTTTCGTAAACCACCCATATGCCTCATATCCTGTTCATGATGCAAGGCATGTATTACAGATCCTGCACATAAGAATAATAATGCTTTAAAGAACGCGTGTGTGATAACGTGAAAGAATGCTCCATTATATGCGCCAACGCCCAAGCCTAAAAACATATATCCCAATTGCGATACTGTTGAATAAGCAAGTACCTTTTTGATATCTGTTTGCGTAAGGGCAATAATTGCTGCTACAATTGCAGTTGCAAGACCAACTATAGCAATTACGTGCTGAATTACTGGCGCCAAATCAAATATCAGATTAGATCTGGCAATCATATAAATACCAGCTGTAACCATTGTTGCGGCATGTATTAATGCTGAAACTGGTGTTGGTCCGGCCATTGCATCAGGCAACCATGTAAAAAGAGGTAGCTGAGCTGATTTACCGCATGCACCTATAAACAATAATAATGCGATAAGTGCGATAGTAGTGTTTCCGGGAAGCATATTTGCTGCCTGAGGGAATATTTTAGAAAATTCGATACTTCCAAAAGTGGTAAAGATAAAAAATACACCCAGCAGGAAGCCCAAATCACCTATACGGTTCATTACAAAGGCTTTTTTGGCTGCAGAAGCATAGCTACTGTTTGTGTACCAGAAACCGATCAGAAGGTAAGAACACAAACCAACTCCTTCCCATCCAATAAACATTACTATATAGTTTGAACCCAATACTAAAAGTAACATAAAAAATATAAACAGGTTCAGGTAGCTAAAAAACTTACCAAAGCCTTCGTCGCTGTGCATATATCCAATTGAATAAATATGGATAAGAAAGCCCACCCCTGTTACAATAAGTAACATTATAGCGCTTAATGGATCAACAAGGAAAGATAATGGGATATGTAAAGTTCCTGCATTTATCCAATCAAAAAGAAAAACTTCATGAGATTTATTTGCATCTGCACCCAAAGCCAGAAATATACCAACACTGATTGCAAAAGAAATAAAAATAACACTGCTTCCTATAAAACCAATTAGGCTTTTAGATAATGTGTTTCTTCCTAAACCATTGATTATAAAACCAATCAGAGGAATTAACGGAACCAGCCAAACTAAATCTATTATCATTTTCTATCTATACTTAATATTACCACTTAAGGCGATTCAACACATTTATATCTACCGATTGTGTATTTCTATACACCATCACAATAATACTTAGCCCAACTGCAACCTCAGCAGCAGCCAAAGCCATTATGAAAAACACAAAAACCTGTCCGGATGGATCGTTGTTGTGTACCGAAAAAGCTGTTAGCAATAAGTTAACCGCATTCAGCATCAATTCAACCGACATAAATATAACGATTGCGTTTCTGCGGGTTAATACCCCAATAACGCCAATGGTGAAAATAATAGCACTTAGCCAGATGTAGTGGTTAAGTGGTACTCCCTGCAATTGTTGAGTCATGTTTTCCACTATACTTTTTCTTTTTTAGTTAATAATACTGCACCAACCATTGCTGAAAGCAATAAAATTGATGAAAGTTCAAACGGCAGCATAAAAGGTCCGAACAATTCCTTACCCAGATTTTTCAATAACCCTAAATTAGGATTTCTTAAAATCACAGGATCAGACACGGCTGTAGCTTTTAATGACCCAACTAAGGTTACCACAAGACAGCATCCGGCTATAACACCAACTACTTTTACTGCTCCCGACTTTAGTGGTTCATTATCTTTATTGAGGTTCAGTAACATCAGAACAAAAAGGAATAGAACCATAATTGCTCCCATGTAAACAATGAAATTTACCACCGCCAAAAACTGTGCATTTAACAGGATGTAGTGAACCGTAAATGTGAAGAAAGTAACAATCAGATAAAGCACACTATGCACCGGGTTCTTTGAAAAAATAACCATCAGTGAAAAGAATACGCTTAATGTTGCTACGAAATAGAATACTGAAGTACCCATTATCTATGTTTAAACTGTTTATATTAAAAGGCCCTTAACAGGCATTGCATACTAAATTACTATTTATTCAATGGTTGCTCTACCAATTTATCTTTCCCGTAAATAAAATCTTTACGAAGATAATCAGCAGGTACAATTGGACCGTCAAGGTAAATTGCCTCTTTCGGACAAGCCTCTTCACACAAACCACAGAAAATACAACGCAGCATATTTATCTCATATACAGAAGCATATTTCTCTTCTCTATACAATTCCTTTTCTTCAGGTTTACGTTCAGCAGCAATCATTGTTATCGCTTCAGCAGGACAAGATAAAGCACATAAGCCACAGGCAGTACAGCGTTCTCTTCCTTCTTCATCTCTTTTCAAAGAATGCATCCCCCTGAAGTTTGTTGAGAACTCTCTCTCTACCTCAGGATATCTTATTGTAGCCTCTTTTTTAAATAAGTGGCTAATTGTAACAGACAGACCTTTAACTATTGCAGGTAAATACATGCGTTCTGCAAACGTCAACGGTTTTTGTTCTAATACTTTCTTTTTACTGGTTAATGGTTCCATTAAACCTCCTTATTATTTATCCGCTAATGCGTGTTGTTAAAACTTTTCAATTATTGCAATCACAATACCTGTGATAATGATGTTAGCTATAGCCAAAGGAATTAAGCCCTTCCAGCCTAGATGCATCAGTTGATCGTACCGGAAACGAGGGATTGTCCAACGTACCCACATAAAGAAAAATATGAATGCAAATATTTTTATAAAGAATACAAACGTTCCAATCAGAGGGCCAATTACCGGCCCGGTATGTAACAATACCCAGTCCATGCCAGGATAATTATATCCTCCGAAATAAAGGGTAGCCATAACTGCTGACGAAACAAACATGTTGATGTATTCTGCAAACAGATAAAAACCTAACTTCATTGAAGAATACTCTGTATGATAACCACCAATTAGCTCAGTTTCACACTCAGGTAAGTCAAAAGGTGCCCTGTTGGTCTCAGCAAAAGAACAAACCATAAAAATTAGAAATCCTAGCGGCTGATAAAGGACATTCCAATGCCAGCCATGCTGCTGTTCTACAATCTCCCTGAGGCTCATTGTTCCTGTAACCAGCAACAACGCAATTATAGACAAGCCCATCGCAATCTCATAACTGATGTTTTGCGATGCAGCACGAATAGCACTTAATAAGGAGTACTTATTATTTGATGCCCAACCACCAATCATTACCCCGTAAACACCCAGTGAAACAACGCCAAAGATGTATAAAATACCAACATTGATATCAGTTACCTGTAATGAAATCACACGATCACCAACAGTGATATTGCTCCCCCAGGGAATAACAGCAGTTCCTATACAAGCAGTTAGCATTGCCAAACCAGGTCCTACCATAAATAACCACTTACTCGCATTTGAAGGGATTATTTCTTCTTTCATGAACATCTTAACCCCATCAGCCAGTGGCTGTAGTATTCCAAAAGGACCTGCCCTGTCTGGTCCAAGTCTGTCCTGTAAAAAGGCTGCAACTTTCCGTTCAGCATAAGTAGAGTACATAGCAATCAATAAACTGATACCAAAAATGATGGCAACCAGCACAAATTTTTCTATTACAAAAGCTATATCCATTAGAATTTGGTTGTTTTTTCTAGTTCTACTTTATTTGCCTGCTGTAATTGAGGGTTGTTTTGAATAACAGGTAAAGGCTTAAGGGTTTCATAATGGTTAGAAGCAATAACCGAGGTATCACTAATAACAGTAGGATGTTCAATTACCCAGTCAGCCGTTTTCTTTTTATCAAAACGACATGTATTACAGATAAACTCCTCAACCTCCCCATAAATATCTTTACGCGCTGTAACTCTTAGTACATTTTCTCCTTTATACCAAAGGGTTACTTTACCACTGCAAGTAGGACAATCTCTGTGTGCATCAATTGGTTTTGTAAACCAAACACGATTCTTGAATCTGAATGTTTTATCTGTTAATGCACCAACAGGGCATACATCAATCACATTTCCAGAAAAATCATTGTCTACAGCTGTTTGTATATAAGTAGAGATTTCTGAATGATCCCCTCTATTTAAAATTCCGTGTACACGTTTATTTGTAATCTGATCGGCAGTAAACACACAGCGGTAGCATAATATACATCTGTTCATATGCAATTGGATCTTATCTCCAATATCAATACGTTCAAAAGTTCTGCGTTCAAACTCGTATCTTGTTTTTTGCAAACCATGCTCATAACCAAGATTTTGAAGATCACATTCTCCAGCCTGATCACAAACCGGACAATCCAAAGGATGGTTAATCAATAGCATTTCTACTACCCCACTTCGTGCTTCAATAACTTCCGGAGAGGTGATGTTCTGAACCTCCATACCATCCATAACTGTTGTACGGCATGATGCAACCAATTTTGGCATTGGTCGTGGATCTTTTTCAGATCCTTTACTTACTTTAACAATACAAGTACGGCACTTTCCTCCGCTACCTTCTAATTTGGAATAATAGCACATAGCTGGTGGCACAATATCACCTCCTATTTGCCTTGCAGCATTCAGAATGGTTGTGCCGGGTGCTACTTCTACTGTTATCCCGTCTATGGTTACCTTAACTTTATCACTCATGATTGTTAATTTCCTGTCGTAACTTCTGCTTTCGCAATCGGCTGTGCATAATTTGCTAAGCCATAATTAGTATCTAAACATTTGATTGGCTCTTTTACATGCCATTCAAACTCATCTCTGAAATGTCTGATTGCACTTGCAACCGGCCATGCAGCTGCATCACCTAATGGACAAATCGTGTTTCCTTCGATCTTTTTAGAAACATCCACCAGTAAATCTATATCGCTCATTTTACCATGGCCATATTCTATTCTATGCAACACTTTCTCCATCCAGCCGGTTCCCTCTCTGCAAGGAGAACATTGACCACAGCTTTCGTGATGATAAAAACGAGAAAAATTCCATGTATTTCTAACTATACACTGATCCTCATCGAAGGCAATAAAACCTCCAGATCCCATCATTGAGCCGGTAGCAAAGCCACCTTCAGATAAAGATTCATAGCTCATTAACCTTGGGTCACCGTTTGCTAATTTCAGGGTAAGATTTGCTGGCAAAATAGGAACAGATGATCCTCCGGCTACGGTAGCTTTTAATCTTTTACCATTCGCTATACCTCCACAATATTCATCAGAGTAAATAAACTCCTCTACTGGTAATCCCAGTTCTATCTCATACACTCCAGGTCTTACTAAGTTACCCGAAGCTGAAATAAGTTTAGTACCTGTACTTCTGCCAATTCCTATTTTCGCATACTCATCTCCGCCATCATTAATGATCGGCACTGTTGCAGCAATAGATTCAACATTATTTACTACCGTTGGACATCCGTAAAGTCCTGCTATAGCAGGGAAAGGTGGTTTAATCCTAGGATTTCCTCTTTTACCTTCTAAAGATTCCAATAATGCGGTTTCCTCACCACATATATATGCGCCACCGCCTGGCTGAACATACAATTCTAAATCGTAACCTGTTCCAAGAATGTTTTTGCCTAGAAAGCCAGCATTCTTAGCCTCGGCAATTGCTTTTTCCAGTATACGGATCTGAGGCATCATTTCGCCCCTAACGTATATGTAAGACGTATTAGCACCCAGCGCAAAGCTAGAAACAATCATTCCCTCAATAAGTGCATGAGGAATATAAGTCATCAGGTAACGATCCTTAAAAGTTCCTGGCTCAGACTCGTCAGCATTACAAACTAAATATCTTGCTACACCTTCAGGTTTCGCCAAAAAACTCCATTTCATTCCCGTAGGGAATCCTGCACCACCACGTCCGCGTAGCCCCGACTTCTTAACCTCTTCAACCACTTCATCAGGAGTTAAGGTTTTTAAAGCCTTTTCTACAGCGCGGTACCCGCCTTTTTGGCGATAAACATCAAATGTATTGATGCCTGGTACGTTTATGTGTTCTAATAATAGTTTACGGGCCATTATTTCTTGCGTAAATCTTGTATCAACTCGTCAACCTTTTGTTCATTAAGGTTTTCGTAAAATGTATATTCAGGACCAATCTGTAATACCGGGCCATAACCACAGGCTGCCAAACACTCTACACCTCTCCAACTAAACAAGCCATCAGGGGTAATTTCGCCTTCTTTAACACCCAGGTTTTTCTCTATGTGCTTCATTAGCTTTTCAGCACCTACTAAACAACAAGGGCCTGTTCTGCATACTTCCAAAACATATTTTCCCTGTGGCTTTAAAAAATACATGGTATAAAATGACGCTACCTCATACACCTCAATATTCTGTATATCCAGGTAAGCAGCAACTTTATCCATTGCATCTGAGCTTAACCAGCCTAATTCGGCCTGAACCTCATGAAGTATCGGCAATAAAGCAGATTTATGTTTACCTTTAGGGTATCTGCTAATTATCTCATCAAACTTTTCTTTTAAAGCTGATGAAAACTCTACAGGTTGTTGTTGTTCTACTTTAAGCATCTAATTCTCCTGCAATAATGTTCATACTACTCATGTTTATAATGGCGTCTGATAACAGCATGCCTTTACTCATTGGTGCAAACATTTGATAATTAATAAAACTAGGTCTTCTGAAGTGCAAACGATATGGTGTTCTTCCTCCATCATTAATCAAATAGAAACCTAATTCACCGTTGCCACCCTCCACTGAATGATAAACCTCAGCTTTAGGTGCATCAATTTCACCCATCACAATTTTAAAGTGATAGATTAAAGCTTCCATATTATTATAAACTTCTTCTTTAGCAGGCAAATAGAACTCCGGCACGTCTGCATGGAAAATCCCTGCAGGCTCATGTTTAATTTTTTCCAAAGCCTGTTCAATTAACCTTACACTTTGCCACATTTCTTCGTTGCGAACAAGGTAACGATCATAAATATCACCACTTGTACCTACCGGAACTTCAAAATCAAAATCCTGATATGAAGAATATGGATCACTTACACGCACATCATAATCAACCCCTGCCGAACGTAATAACGGTCCGGTCCATCCATAATCAAGCGCCTGCTCTGCAGATACTGCAGCTACTTTGGCTGTACGATCTATAAAAATACGGTTACGGTTAAGCAAGCTTTCAAACTCTCTTAGCGCAACAGGGAACTCTTTTAAGAACTTATTGATCTTAGCAAAGGCAATTTCATTGAAATCCCTCTCAAAGCCACCTATACGTCCAACGTTAGTCGTTAGCCTTGCTCCACAAATCTCTTCGTAGATTTCATAAATATGCTCTCTGAATTGAAACAAGTACAAAAATGTAGTGGTTGCACCTGTATCCTGAGCTATAATCGTATTACAGATAATATGATCTGAAATACGGGCCAATTCCATAATAATTACCCTTAAGTAATCAACACGTTTTGGCATTTTAATATCCAATAACTTCTCAACAGTCATGTGCCACCCCATATTATTGATAGGAGAAGAACAATAGTTCAGGCGATCTGTTAAAGGAGTAATTTGGTAAAATGGTCGATGTTCTGCAATCTTTTCAAATGCACGGTGGATGTACCCAATAGTAGATACACCACTAACGATGCGCTCACCATCTAATTGAATGACATTCTGAAAAACTCCGTGTGTGGCAGGGTGGGTTGGACCT contains the following coding sequences:
- a CDS encoding inorganic diphosphatase gives rise to the protein MSNYDHHPWHSVSPGENLPETVNAIIEIPKGSKAKYEIDKESNLIKLDRVLFSSVMYPANYGFIPQTYCDDNDPLDILVLCSVDVYPLSIIEAKVIGVMHMVDNGEQDDKIIAVAKNDMSVNYINDLADLPPHTMKEIVKFFQDYKALEEKKVTIEHLLGVRYAHKVIQESIALYDEKFRNKNS
- a CDS encoding DedA family protein — protein: MQDFWTSLQHFIDPEKLLKEGGFYVVMFVIFAETGLFFGFFLPGDYLLFLAGMFVATGKLDVNIYVLILGLCISAISGNFTGYWFGRKTGPVLYHRKDTFFFKKRYLKAAEEYYNKQGAFALIMGRFVPIVRTFAPIFAGVVKLDFKRFALYNIAGAILWIASLTLLGYFLGKRFEKEITDYLLYIIIGFIIVTTIPLIITFVKKKVVSNTDKETTNTEQ
- a CDS encoding NADH-quinone oxidoreductase subunit N, translating into MNIIITITVTALVVLYAGLFKAKKALLPITLIGLLISLAFVATSWNTNQTYFGMMQMDNFALAFSGITILGTLFIFLLTQNYFASDSENIAEYFTLILFALAGIIIMVSYKNMSMLFIGIEIMSVCLYILAGIRKSNFASNEASLKYFLMGAFSTGFLLFGITLIYGATGSFDLETINQYLVGNYKSISPMFYPGVILMLIGLSFKVGAAPFHFWTPDVYEGAPTLITTFMSTVVKTAGFAAFLRLFADAFAPLHDFWLPPLIAIVCITLFIGNVTALFQKNFKRMLAYSSISHAGYLLFSLITLSSTSANNVLVYAAAYTFASIIAFAVLIMVKQKTGNDHFDSFNGLAKRNPLTALVLTVAMLSLAGIPLTAGFIGKYLMFLNVMGEYQILLVAFAILNALVGFYYYFKVIIAMYFKEGNEIELEVPVQYKAVLVFSVIITLFLGVYPSVILNLI
- a CDS encoding NuoM family protein, which produces MEQLLLLLIFLPLLGALVTALSGNAAKHVALVSAIVSLALALAMVCNFTPDATTQFVVNYSWIRDLGINFHAGVDGISMITILLTNVLIPLIILASYQHNYKSQNAFFALILFMQSGLLIVFTSLDAFLFYIGWEAALIPIYFICAVWGGKDRIKVNMKFFVYTIAGSLFMLLGLIYLYLQNPAHNFDIQAFYNLNLDATQQCWIFWAFFIAFAIKMPVFPFHTWQPNTYTEAPAAGTMLLAGIMLKMGIYGVIRWLLPIVPSGVQDWGHVAIILSVVGIVYASIIAFTQKDAKRLVAYSSIAHVGLISAGIFALNTQGMQGAMIQMLSHGINVVGLFFVLDIISSRLKTNKISELGGIAKQAPVLAITALIIVLGTVALPGTNGFIGEFLLLIGVYQYNIWVAVFAGLTIIFGAVYMFRMYQNVMLGKTNDLTITFTDVKGSERIVLYIICALIIVLGVYPKPILQLSEASVQHLIEQVTQKLTSVN
- the nuoL gene encoding NADH-quinone oxidoreductase subunit L, whose amino-acid sequence is MIDLVWLVPLIPLIGFIINGLGRNTLSKSLIGFIGSSVIFISFAISVGIFLALGADANKSHEVFLFDWINAGTLHIPLSFLVDPLSAIMLLIVTGVGFLIHIYSIGYMHSDEGFGKFFSYLNLFIFFMLLLVLGSNYIVMFIGWEGVGLCSYLLIGFWYTNSSYASAAKKAFVMNRIGDLGFLLGVFFIFTTFGSIEFSKIFPQAANMLPGNTTIALIALLLFIGACGKSAQLPLFTWLPDAMAGPTPVSALIHAATMVTAGIYMIARSNLIFDLAPVIQHVIAIVGLATAIVAAIIALTQTDIKKVLAYSTVSQLGYMFLGLGVGAYNGAFFHVITHAFFKALLFLCAGSVIHALHHEQDMRHMGGLRKKLPVTFITMLIGTIAIAGLPPFSGFFSKDEILAHVYLHDKVMWGIAVFGAFLTAFYMFRMLFLTFYGKYRGTHHAEEKIHESPKSMTVPLIVLAVLSAVGGIIGVPEALGGNHWLSHWLSPVIKHTGESPDHATEYILMAVSVVGVLISIAVAYGKYIKQNHVPAPDEAKRSVLANLSYNKFYFDELYDALIRKPLDAISVFFYKIVDSKIVDGIVNGFGWGTAEASKGLRLIQSGNVGFYIFMMVVGIISLLLYTYLSL
- the nuoK gene encoding NADH-quinone oxidoreductase subunit NuoK, with translation MTQQLQGVPLNHYIWLSAIIFTIGVIGVLTRRNAIVIFMSVELMLNAVNLLLTAFSVHNNDPSGQVFVFFIMALAAAEVAVGLSIIVMVYRNTQSVDINVLNRLKW
- a CDS encoding NADH-quinone oxidoreductase subunit J, which encodes MGTSVFYFVATLSVFFSLMVIFSKNPVHSVLYLIVTFFTFTVHYILLNAQFLAVVNFIVYMGAIMVLFLFVLMLLNLNKDNEPLKSGAVKVVGVIAGCCLVVTLVGSLKATAVSDPVILRNPNLGLLKNLGKELFGPFMLPFELSSILLLSAMVGAVLLTKKEKV
- a CDS encoding NuoI/complex I 23 kDa subunit family protein, with product MEPLTSKKKVLEQKPLTFAERMYLPAIVKGLSVTISHLFKKEATIRYPEVEREFSTNFRGMHSLKRDEEGRERCTACGLCALSCPAEAITMIAAERKPEEKELYREEKYASVYEINMLRCIFCGLCEEACPKEAIYLDGPIVPADYLRKDFIYGKDKLVEQPLNK